The genomic stretch GTAATGCTGTATTCttgatattacaaaattagATAGCTATTTTTAAAGCAACTTTATACCTCATGTTAAATGCAAATGAGCCTCGTTTCATGTTTTTATTGACTTGGTTAGGAAATGTGGATGATTCAAAGGGTTGAGGATGGGATCTGGAAAAGGATTTTAGTTTCTCGTTGAAAAGTATAACATGGTATAATTACATGGTAAATTTCAAATCACTATCTAATACACTGCTAAAATTTAGCACAAACAAATACCTCTCCGACCATTCTTCTCGACCTCTACTTCTTTCTTCCCGCCTGTCACTACTTCTGTAACTGCTTCCTTCAGCAGCACCTCTCTCACCACGAAATTTGTCGCGCCTCTTACGATCGTATTCATCATCACTGTCAgccattaatataaatttatggtttgctttattaagttaaaacaaaCGCTCAACTATGATtctacaaaaatgtattttaatttatcaccaataggcaaaatataaaattaataagaatcgTGATTCGTCACGATACGCGTACGTACGACACGAAGAAAGTTATAAGCATAGACAAAACACTTGATGCTGAAGTGAATTAATACTGTGAGATTAGTGTCATAGACAATTGACGATGCTATGTAATAAGGCACTTTCCACACTATTCGacaaatttatgaaaatgttgatttctgtgtaattaatattctatacattttaatgaGTTTTGTGTGATTACGGAATTGATAACTTATATACTTGTACAATTGGCTTGAAAATAGTctacattattcaaataaaataggaaAACCTAACTTATTATATGAAGTAATTACAATtaacatttatgtattattgttgtgttatgatatttgtaattatattcaataattttaaaaacaaaattcttttttttagtttagtatgAATACTAAACCACCATAccaataaaacaatcaaataagTGTTTAgtgtaatgaataaaaaaatgtcctataaatatacaaaatgacgCTACAGTAGTTTACGGTAGGTAATAACTGAAATTAACATTTatggaatttataattaacagaataatttaaaaggGACCTTTTTGGCAGGTGTCGACGTTTATCAAGTTCTACTTTACCAAGAGTAAACATGTTCTTTCAAACTTCACTATctaatttaacaacaaaattatCTAAATTCCGCTCACTTTGGGGGacctttttttatctataatgaTCACCTTCTCGTTACTTCTGTCTTCTTCACTCTGCGCGCCATTATCACTTTTCATTTAGGGCGGTAAGTTTTAAAATGTAAGGAAATACCAAgacgtaataatttaattgtgatAGTTTGACAATATCTCTTaatgcaatataaatattgttgtaaaagttgaattactatatttaattaagaagattatttttttacaggcATTCTTTATGGGAGTTAAGAaatgaaatatagttatgtactataatgtaataacatggtattgcattaaaaaaaatagcgatattatattttcttacgaTATGTTACTTATGTAAATGAATTTGGATCAAAGTTTTTGTACGATTTGATTTCACGTTTTTTTTGTTACTACATTCAAAAATCGttacaattctttttttaatttataattacgcCGGCCTACTTCCTAAGTTTAGCatagcgaaaaaaaaaactttgaaatgtgttaatttcttttaatttgaatataaaaactgtaataaatataagaattttcTTTGAAAGGAATTCATAACTAATAGCAACTAGCTTAAAGTAAACAGCTTGTTCGTATCAAGAACAATTCGTTTCGTCACTATCATCTCCGCAGTCGTCGCGGCCATCGCACTTAGCCCCGAGAGGTACACACCGTCGATTTTTACATTGCATTTCATGCGTTCTACAAGAAATATCGCATCCCTGCGGTTCATCACTTTCATCAGCACAATCAGCTAAGCCATCACAAAACCTTGAAGACAGTATACACTGTCCGTCTGTACACGTAAATTGATCTTCTGGACattctgaaaatgaaaataaagatcGTATTTGTTTTCTTCAAAGAGATTGGCAAATTGATTTGTCAATTTTAATGGgacttgtaaatttatttttctaaatttatcaaTTGTATAGGAAGTAGCAAATGAAAAGCCCCGTTAGGTGAGCGAGCACATTCGTAACCCAGTTTTGTGGGCTACTGAACGGTATTACAATGATTTACATTATATGTTGAATTTAAGATTCATAAAATGACACTCAATAAGATAACTTTTATtacgtttgtaaaaaatacataatgtaGAGGGTAGTGCTCGTAGTGCAATATAAGGTACGGGTACGGTCTTAACAGACATCTATAATAACGTTTACAGCATAAAACCATGTCATATAATAGCATACATTTTTTAGACAGTTTAAAAATcagaaaactaaatattatatactattatttgaCAATATGTAGTATATCATTTTTAAGAGACATTTAAGaacgtcaaaataaaaaaaaaattaatcgcaCCCATAGTACAATTCAATTCGTCGTAACCATCCCAACAATCAATGAAACCgtcgcatattttttttttcggaaaACATGAAATTGAATGTCCACATCGGAATTGTTTAGTTAAATCACattctgaaaatgaaaataatgcaTATTATGTATTCATAATGCAAAATGGTATAAACGAAATAAttccttaataaatatttattaataagtttagATTTGCATACCACAATGCATTTCATCAGAACGGTCGTAACATTGTATAGATCCATCGCATCGCGCTTCTGAAGGAACGCAGAAACCATTCCGACATCGCCAATCTTGCGAGGAACATGATACTTGTGTTAATAAACGGCAAACACGGACTCCACGACTTTTATCAACTAGCTGGCAAGCTTCTGTTTCCATTGCACACAATCCACCACAACCTAAGGAAATtcgaatttgaattattaaaatagacatAACCCTAAAGGGAATTATTAGTATTGATAATGTTTAATTTctactgtttttaatatttctttgccATCAACCATGTAACCTAAGattttgtcccttgtgcttgttaGTACACTGGCATGTTCTTCTTTTAAAACGTAACACATATGACTGTCAAAGAAATAATAAGTGGATGGTACTCCCTCAGTTAGGTACACACTTGGAAAAATTTAaccaaaagtaaaatatatattgcaaaaaaaatatataatattctataaaaaaatgttaataatatagagAGAGTCTAAGCCTaagtttatattcaataatacattttttttccattctTAAGTTTTTTCCGGTGTTATAAAAAAGTAGCAAGTAAAATATCTGGAGttcattttgtaacatttagttataatttaagaGCCACGAGTGTTTGCATATTTATTAGGAATACGAGTGTCTAGTTATTACCTGTTGGATCATCCATATCAATAGCCAGTTTGCAAATCGATTTTCCACTGATTTCGTCTAACATACATACTTCATTTGTTTGGCACGAACAAAAACTGtttgatatatttctttttaagatTTCTTTTTGACTACTTCTTTCTTTAATCTTTTGAACGTCCTTTGGgtacgttttaatatttttttgtattttgagGATAATATTGCTTATAATAGAACTATTTTTTGTTGTTGACAATAGGGACGCTTCAGTTGTGTAAACTTCTTCGTTTTCTTCCGTGTCACGAGGTACAAATAGGTCTGTGTAAAAGTTCACAACGGCTGACGAATtatcattttcattaatttctatATTATCTCTTGGCACTGAAATTGTACTGGTATCATTTTTCACTTGGGTGAAATTTAATGTAGTAAAATTGACTAAAACCAaacttattattactattgCTATTATCATCACACTTATTGAGCAGGCTTGTATTTGCGTCCGCCTCTTTTTTGGACTACCATTCAAAGACCAGTTAACTACACACCCAATGCCTTTCAGGCTCTTTCTCAGTCTTCTTTGATTTGCATTTATAGTTCTTATGTCATGTTgagtacttatatatttatggcgAAAACTAGTATCGATTTGTCTAGATATTGTTGGAATATGTTGTATAAAATCATCATTATTTATGCTTATGTCATTAACTGATGCCTTTATATTAGAACAGTTGTCTAAATTATTCGAATCATCTATATaacttctataaatattgtttctCTGAATTTCTGACCTTGATGGTGGTGCCTCTAATTTTGGTGTGGAATAATTATTAGGTAAGAAACTATTTTCTGGGGGCGTAATTCCATAACTTCTTATCTTTCCTCTACAAGTGTAACAATATTTTCCTGTTTTATTATCCTTACAGGGTGCATTTATTATGGCTTGTCTCAGATTGCTATTTGCCCAAAGATGTGAACAATATagtgtattccagtttgaagattCATCAAGTGTACAACTCGATTGTGTCGTATTATCACCAAAATTACTTGTTAATGTCATTGTTTCTAAATTAATGACATAATTTTTCCGTAGGTTTTTCTACATGCCAtctgtaaaacaaaattatgaattaCTAATATACCGATCACAGTTGtacatatttgatattttgaagcgtattgaattaaaaaatgtaagaaCCGAAGACACGCAATTTCCTTTTATAAAAACCCACCTCGAGTAATGTCTGTTTTAAGTTATTGCTAATGTATCTATTTCTACTTTCGACTGGGTTTATAGCTTGGTCTAGTGCCAATAATCAGGATCGGACCTTTATTGCTAGGCTGCCTGTGAACCGTtgattactttactttactttttttaatatcgacGAATCGAATAGGACAGTTATATTGTAAAACTGACTTAGGTCTAACAACAATTttcccatttaaaaaaaagtttgatataTTTATCGCACGCAGCTACTTGATATCGTCTTCATAAAAGGTAAACGACCATTTGTTTCACTTTGCGTGTCTGCTGTTCGTAATTTGATCTttacaatttcaattaaatgtatttataagtcTTTAAGAAATACTGGATagaatttatgtatgtatatgtttggcGTCAGAGTTATTCTATAAAggttaagattttaaatttagctatgcaaattcaaatattacagAAAAGAGTGCAAAAAGCAAAAGATAACTTGACCCCtttttaaggtttttattgCACGGTTTTAGTACTACTAAGCAATAAGGCATGCTAACTTAGTGAATATTGAAAAGAGTAGAAGTTAAAAATTCACATGAAATAAAGTGTGCAtctaaataatttgaataataccCATTTCCTATTTAatcttgtttatatatattttttcttagttTTAATATCGTACACATAGCCCTAGAAATATATAGGTAAACTATATttcgagtatttttttaattcatattattattaactatattgctcattattatttaatataatattattataacacataaaattgtatattaatcaAAGTTGCTCCTAAAAACCGCAATATTCTGAAAGCTTTCTAGGTCACATACAAATttggatattaaatatatctgaaGTTTGCAGAAAAAGTAAACCTAATAAGCTAGATATTTAAACAggtaaacattttcaaaacttacTTGCGTAGGGATGATGGTTTGTCAATTCACAATATGGACATTTGTTAACTAATATAAACGTTTTCACAGGAAGAAAACTTTCAACACGTTTAAGTGCTGTGGAACGGTGTGCCATGTATCGGACTACCGTTGCCGCTGACAACGTCTAAACAACTTTGAACCAACACCAGCACCCTGAGTACCGTAACCGACGTGTAAAAGAgacgtatatataatatattattagttagataaagaaaaataatagggTTAACAGCGTATGGTGCGCTCGAAGTCCTCCCGTGTTCACCCAAGAGGAACAGTCTGTAACTGAACGAACATCTGTTCCCTACACAACCCTTCTTAATGCTCTTGCATACATATTTAGTATAGTTGTAGAGGTGGTTATTTATTATGGAAAATAGCGAGCAACTAACATTATTCATCCCTAAGGTAAAGCAgcttaatataagtatataaaaaaatagtaaatcaatttaaaaaagaaatatattaaaacatgtaAGCTCGCTAACATGAGCTTTTGCgaaatatgttttgaaatataattcgaagttatgtaattattatgtattaatcattacattttaaaaaaaaatataaaatatgtgtatgttcattataatcaaacatattttatgtgtggcatacacataaaatacagatataaataaacattatttcaaaataataacatgTAGCTGTTCCAGAATTTTATAGGTCAATGTGATCCAAGAGTTCATTAATTGAATCGGATGTAAATTTTTgcttacgttttattttattttttttataaattttgattgtggaaaaaaatataacattgaaacaaattgtaaattttataaaataatatatataatatatgaatgtatatatGAAAAAACATGTAGTTCTTATCGGCTATAATGAATTTGAATAAGTAccatatcttttatttttcaatacaaaatcaaaatagaaaaaatcaattaattagagtttaattttaatatgtgatTTTCTAACTACTATGCAGGTACATGCTTTTTGTAATAGGAGTAAATAAGGAATTATAGCAGTGTTACGTACTGATACTTTTAGGTATGATGAGCATTGGGCATCAAGATGTTGAATTATTTATCTAGGTATTCTATCTGATTTCATTTGCGTGCCAAACACGCATATCTTAGTTTGTTGTTGCCACGAGGTACCACCGTGGCACAGGTGCCTCTGCGATATGCATCCCGTGGATGCAGCCGCAGTCTCCATCACTGTATTGCGACTGGTGCGTCGGTGTCTACGACACGTAACCGGAGGAAGGCAGAACTCTCACTGCGCGCGCCGCGTGCGGTTGTGGACGCTCGCTCACACTTCTTCAGTTTGTCGCTTAATAAAGTCAGTGTTCTGGCACCCAGCCATCTGTATGCGCGTAACTTCGTAAACCGCGCAAAATTTCTCTCGAAATTAGTATGtgaatgcgattttttttatttgttctacaCGAAAATCAGTGAAATGTTATTGTTGGCGTTCTAATCAGCACGCTTATTACTTCTCTACGATTTCGAACAGCCTTCATGAGGAgataattggttgtttataatttgCTAAAGTGAGGTGAGCATAATAGATTTCATAAAGTAATTTGTAATTTCACTTAACTAAGCCTACAGGCAATTGTCGTGACCGTGATTGTTAAGATGCTTTAGTTAAGTTAGTAGCTGagtagtttataaatatatatatattttcgagTTGAGTTGAGTTTTATGGTGgctttttattaagatttagcAAAAATTATGTTACATACGTATAGTGGCGtgcaaaataagtttttaattggAATAGGTATATCGATGTTGTCTATTATATTTGGAGTAaaaattttttaacatatttttactccaaattttaaaataagactaaaatattaaaattacttaaagtcacactatttgtaataaataacatttgtttatttaaattatgaaagtaaattaattgtataattaatgtttcaaaaaattcatacatttaaaacgaaaccattttttaattcaattaataaaacagtatatttattagatatgttatgtaaatgttaaaagaaataaggatattttgattttaatatttggtgtatatatttaaaaatgtaaagtgtCATCAATGTGCGAGTAGGCCAGTAGAGTTATGTCCTACTTTTGATACTAATCGAAACGACATCAAGTGTCGAAGTGAAGGCTTTCCGTGTCGGTTTATTGCCTGATgttattcaatattgttttttattctgACGTTGAACTACAATTAAACCATGGTTATTGTCACAGCCTTGTTCACAATCACgatgtttcatatttttattttatatgctaGGGCTTTTTTATACCATTTCTAATGATATTGTATTGTTTCttctttctttatatattattacgtcGAAACTCTTTGATAATATAGACGAATACTAAAAATGAGACCTTATTTGAGTTTATTGAGTAACTGCTCAGAAATCTATcctattaaaatgaatattttcgaactaagcaatatttaaatttatttgggaaataaaactaataaaagatTAATCAAATACAACAGTATAGAGCACGTTACAATTGTCAATTTCGTAGGAAAAATTAATTGTCTTCCTAAGATTTGTGGAGATAACATAGATACCTCTggttttaagttaataaaatataactgatTAAAGAATAAGATTCCACTCTTCTACCATTCGCTTTAGAGGTCTCTCGTGCTATCTGACAATGGATTACTCTGTTTAACGTGACTTCTACACAAATTCTGTCGGTCTGATCACtaaataatttggtttgatACATCCCTCGTGTTATTCGAATTTATTCTCGTTAGATCTGATTGTTATAATAAGGGAATAATGGTTATATATTATTCCGAGATGTAGAAATCTCCTCTAAATTACCGTTAAGTACGTACCGTGCCACATTCAGGAACCTATTTTCTCAGATTTGTAGCTTCGTGTGGGCGTCTATGCACATGATTAAATTTATCCATTACTGACCTTCCCTctctaaattattttctattaatatgaaattgagAGAAAACCCATTCTTTCTACCTTCCTTTATTCGAATTTAGACGCACGGTTTTAATGAAAGCCTGCAATTTTGTGTTGTTCTGTTACCAGTCTATATAAGAAGACCTTTTCAGGAGCGCGAGCTCTTAAAAGGATTCTAGCCGCAttaaatcttcaaaattaattataataaaccattaaagtaattttaaactGGTCGCTACGTAGATGGAGGATTAAAACTACAAACTATGTTCTATGTAATGAGACATATGGTCAATATTAATTGGATCTTAAGTTGATGTTACTTTAAACATAGTTTTTCCAGAAATGTTTAAATTCGGTGTcatgagtaaaaaaaataaaagctccGAATGTGTAGCAAATTATTGATTCGAAATTTCCATAGTCAGATAATTGctgctatatttattaaactttctGTCTTATATCATTTAAACTTGCGTCACTTGTAATAGAGTGTTGCCTAATTTACGTACGACGTACTactgatatatttaatactatatacaTCTTAATTTGTAAGTTTGATTTTCTGTCTTAAATGTTACATTCATATTACAAATCAAATTAGGATATACATATTAGTTTTGAACAGAGACGCAAAAAGTTTTGTTCAAAAAATCCCTTGAgcgaatattttaattgttaggATACTAAGAGAAAAGCCATAACATTTAAAACGGGTGATGTGCGCGtattaacataaagaaaaatgacatattatcataatatcctTATTTATAATCCTTATTCATATCCCTCGATGCTTTTGTTCGTACGAGTAAATTGTTTCcgttttatcattaatataaactGAATGATGTTGCATAAATTGCAATTGCTCGGTGTTATTGCGATATAacataacaaagaaaataatacagaTATTGATTAAGTCATTGAAAATATGTACAACTTATTTGTCAATAGATAAGAGCAGTACAAAAATAAGCCACTTAACTACCAATTTATCATACATTAACCCAGATAAACGAATAAagagcaattaaattaatttagagcaGTTCCGATTTGTTATAATTATCCTCACACAAACATGCGGGCCCATGATGCACGTGCAGTAGCCAGTAACTTAAACAAAGATGTTAAAAGTATTCGTTTATTTTGaagcatattatttgatacGTGTTTTCCGATTTTTTTagtacacatatattttaatagtacttgtaatattttgtaaagataCTATGGCAACAATCCATCAACCCGCACCCTTTCCCTTAGAGGTCTGCTTTAGCAGCCTtcagccttagcccagcagtggaaaatttacagcctgttattaatttgttttgttactaTTAATGTTTCccttaaaaatagtaaattatagtagttaaaaaaagtattaaaaaaaaaacgtttatattttttcaattacatttcGTATGtgcgaaaaaaaaacaaataagacaacttctgttttgtatttttatatataaatgttcaataataaataatactacttttaattatttttggatttatatagtatatcaaAAGAATATGCGCTCAAACAAGaaggtataaattattttttattaccctgtgtacgatttaaataaaatatccacaaccaattatattatttagtaaacagTTTATACACGCTTTTTTTTCACAATAAtaccaatttaaattatttacgaccgcttacttaaatatttaaatcaagtaTGTAGTCAAATAAAGtacgtaaataatattgatcatATCGACGTTGCATAAACAAGTTAAATTGTATAGTTTATAAAGGAATTAAAGCATAAAAATGAAATCCTTGAAGTTAACTGTTCTGTCTGCATAATGTACctattggtatatattatttcacgGATGCGCTGGAGAATTAAGGATGCCTGTTATAAATAATTCGTAttcctaaattataaaatgtatgtatctgTCTGGTtcgtacaataaattattatgttcacatttatattttgcaCTGAGATAAAGCGTAAACCTTATTCTTTATTAGATACTTATTAACTGTTTCGTAAAGGATCAATTTAGTTCATCAGTATCGAGCTGTTACACTGCAAAATGATgaaatttgcatttatttttatattcaattcaagTTGTTCTCATCCAGAAACCTGTAGCGAACAGTGAATGTCGAATGTGCTACTTCGACTTCGTATTcgagttttaatataaactattttttttttaaataatcttgctTAAAGTAGCCTAAAGTGTTTTTTATTGTGCCATCCTTAGGCGAACCTACTTTCTTTGGCAGAACAAAGGAGGTTAACGGCGATTTTCGATGACTACAGAATTTCAACTAGGAATTGACTTGaagttatacatacatatagatgTCATCAAATTGGTGAAGCACGTAGACTGATAGTTCaaagtatttgttattatattgttatatttctttctgtgtttgaaagtaaaattgtGTACGGAAACattggaattaaaaaaacactgtTGACTATCTCTTGAGAACATTTTAAATCGCAAATGTCttcctttataaataatatcgacTATCACAAGGCCAATGTCGTTAGTCGTCGCAATCAAGTAGTAATAGTTGTTTATATGTGATTCAGACGGAGTCGGATACTTGGCTGTTTGCTGGTCTTTGTCACATGTTAACGATTgactattttgaaatatttttctgcATTTTCGCTCTCGTTACTTTCAATTATCATACCCTAATGAAAAACGCGCGTTACAgggattaaataattaagtcacAAAACTTGGAACGTCACCAATCCCATAATCTTCTAAGTGGATTTTAGTAGAAATCATTGTTCATCATCATTTACAGTATAGAGTAccaataactaatttaattacttttaacgcAATATTGAAgcattatactttttaattgtaaatccaAGTCAAAATATtaagtgataataataaaacctaGGCCTGAGAAGAACTACCCAAAAAGGAACCGGgattcatttaataatactattatataaatgaaacggGAAgtgattgattaattttaaggtcatatataaataataattattgtatttaaaatctaGAAAGCAACTTCGAGCGCCATCGTGTAGCGTGATGTCCCCCTGACCGATTTTGTCATTTCGTCCAACCATTCTCAACGGACAGTATAGTCTTGAGAGGCCGGTAGCAGATGCCTGTGCACCTTATGCATTCTCTATTCACTTGTTCTCATTATCCAGACAGACAGAGTAGAGTTCAGGCGTAGGATCAACGGGTTTATACGCTTTTCGAAGCAGAGGTGTGCAAACAAAAACATATGTGTGAACAGCTTTCAAGCTTAAGACAGCTTGAGATAAATTTTTGATAGGAAGTCAAAATCGGAGTTTGAACCCAAAACCTCgagttttaaagtattatattgtaattaagaaGTAACTAGCAATTCGACCAACGATTCCGCCATTTGAAGTATTgtcaaatataacaacaacacagATACAGCTACCTAATATTAGTTTACGACAAATTAAAGCTAAATATGCATGAAgacgtttatatgtatatggttACATGATTGCACATATAAAACGTAATCGATCGTCATATACGACGAACAGTGGAACATAAAAGGTTTCTTTAATAAgcttatattatgtaacacaTCGGTGGCAAAAGGAAAGCGTCTCGGAGGTCAAGCGTTATTAAGATCACAAGTATATTATGTTAACGGTCGCGCACCATTAATACTGAAATCGGAGATCTATGCACTAATACGCTTTTATGAGAACTATCGCGTTAGACTTACTACACGAGGAAGTTGAAAGTTCAACTTATTTCAACACCTTTAGTTATATTCTACGATAATggtatttcattgttttattacaatctTCTATTGTTTGTAGAATCATTACTAAGTCTTAATTATAGTCGAGCATATCTTGAAATAGCAAGAATAGTTACAGTGTCAAGAGATTTCTTATTGTTGTTTCTAAAAAGAAAGGAAAACTTACTGAGTAAACACATAAATTTTGTGTGATTATTCATCACGCGATACTTTCAAGCGGATTTCGATCATATTTTCTCTATTGCACAACGATatcaaattttttataaaaaacttatacaaatataagtaTATCGAGAATGCCGCtgtgtttatataaaactaccgagtgtatttaattataatttatttataatataagtagaatGTCTCAAATCTCAATATATAAGAAgcctgtaattaataaaatatgctaaCGTAAGATTATCAGGAAAATTCCTTAGTCTGTTTTAGTAGTCAGcggttgttatattttaattataaggcaATTAATTGACAGCTACAATGCACTAGTGTAACCTATTTTTCTCGGTAAAATAAGTGTTCATTCGTAATCATTTACAATTTGCCTATATAATGACCAAGATCTTTATAGGTAATACATTCTTTACCATTGTATTAACTTAGTAAAAACCAGAATCAATGATGTGTTTATTTTCGTAA from Vanessa cardui chromosome 1, ilVanCard2.1, whole genome shotgun sequence encodes the following:
- the LOC124534401 gene encoding uncharacterized protein LOC124534401 — protein: MTLTSNFGDNTTQSSCTLDESSNWNTLYCSHLWANSNLRQAIINAPCKDNKTGKYCYTCRGKIRSYGITPPENSFLPNNYSTPKLEAPPSRSEIQRNNIYRSYIDDSNNLDNCSNIKASVNDISINNDDFIQHIPTISRQIDTSFRHKYISTQHDIRTINANQRRLRKSLKGIGCVVNWSLNGSPKKRRTQIQACSISVMIIAIVIISLVLVNFTTLNFTQVKNDTSTISVPRDNIEINENDNSSAVVNFYTDLFVPRDTEENEEVYTTEASLLSTTKNSSIISNIILKIQKNIKTYPKDVQKIKERSSQKEILKRNISNSFCSCQTNEVCMLDEISGKSICKLAIDMDDPTGCGGLCAMETEACQLVDKSRGVRVCRLLTQVSCSSQDWRCRNGFCVPSEARCDGSIQCYDRSDEMHCECDLTKQFRCGHSISCFPKKKICDGFIDCWDGYDELNCTMECPEDQFTCTDGQCILSSRFCDGLADCADESDEPQGCDISCRTHEMQCKNRRCVPLGAKCDGRDDCGDDSDETNCS